Part of the Desulforegula conservatrix Mb1Pa genome is shown below.
TTTTAGCGTTTGGTATTAAAGGTTTTTCTTCTCCGTAGCTTACTGTGCTCAGTCTGTTCCCTTCAATGCCGAGCTGAACGAGGAAATCTTTCGTGGATTGCGCTCTTCGATCTCCCAGAGCCATATTGTATTCATTTGTTCCTCTGTCATCGCAGTGGCCTTCAATTGTTGCTTCCATATCCGGTTGCTTTTCAAGGATCTGGGCCTTGCTTTTTAAAATGTTTGCCGCAGTAGGAGTTATTGCGGAACTATCGAAATCGAAATGGATATCCTCACCAAGGGAAGCATCCTGTGCCGGAGCTGGCGCATAATCAGATTTTATTTCATCAGATGCCTGGGCTTCAGTCTGATCATTCTGCTCCATGCCCGAATCCTGGGAAGATGTCTTTTTGCTGCATGCGCTGATTCCAAGAACGAGACCAGCGATTACTGCTGCCATAATCAAATTTTTTGACGCTCTTTTTAGCATTTTTCCTCCACATTAATTTTTTGTATGCGGTCCCGGAATGTTTCAGCGGGGATTGGGGTTTTGAATTTTTCTATGTCCGTCTCAGATGAGTTCTGTATGAAAACACCTGAAGTCCCCCACAGGGCATCGCAATGTTTAACTATGTTTAAGCTGGTCTGGAATGTTTCCTTATGATTCTGTACATGTCCTGTTTGTCCTGTTATGACTTGGTAACCGAATCTGGGGGAAATCTTGAATAATCAAAAAATTAACCTGTAAATGCATGATTTGTCAAGGTATCTTGATGCTTTTTATGGATTTGTGAATGTCATGATCTTCGGCGCTTATAAATTTGCCCTTGATAACATTGATTTTAGGGGGATTAATAAGTACAAAACATATTGTAGCGCTTGAATCCCATTAATTTTTTAGTAAATATGGATAATCAAATGAAGGCAATTGCTGATTTTTTGTTTGAAGCCGGAATGCTTAAAAAAATTCCAAGATCAGGTTACCATTTTTTAGGACTCGGAGGGGAGTCTGTAGCAGAGCATTCATTTATAATCACCATGATTGCTTTTGTAATGGCCAAACTTGTTCCTGAAGCAGATTCCCAGAAAATAGTGTTCATGTGTCTTGTTCATGATCTGCCTGAAGCAAGGATAGGAGATATCAACTATCTTCAGAAAAAATATGTTATCCCTGACGAAGACAAGGCTGTCGAGCACATGTGCCGTAATCTGCCGTTTGGTGATTCCATAAAGGATCTTATTTGCGAGTTCAATACAGCTGAAACGCTTGAGTCAATGCTTGCAAGGGATGCCGATCAGATAGCGTTTCTGCTTGATCTGAAATCCATTAGGGACGTTTCAGGAGACACTCCTGAAAAATGGATAAAAATAATAATTGAAAGACTTCAGACTGATACGGGCAGAAAAATTGCCGAGGCCGTACTTTCCGGCAGTTGGGATGACTGGTGGCTGAAAAACTACTCCGAATAGTTTATTAACAGAACAAGCATCTGCCACAGCTTATATCTGCCTTTGGATTTGTGGCGGGAAGTCCCGCCACGTAAGCTCTGCTTATTTGATTTTTTCGAAATACTCTTTTGTAATTTTTATTATTACAGGAGTGAGGAGAAGAATTGCAATAAGGTTTGGAATGGCCATAAG
Proteins encoded:
- a CDS encoding HD domain-containing protein; amino-acid sequence: MKAIADFLFEAGMLKKIPRSGYHFLGLGGESVAEHSFIITMIAFVMAKLVPEADSQKIVFMCLVHDLPEARIGDINYLQKKYVIPDEDKAVEHMCRNLPFGDSIKDLICEFNTAETLESMLARDADQIAFLLDLKSIRDVSGDTPEKWIKIIIERLQTDTGRKIAEAVLSGSWDDWWLKNYSE